From Aptenodytes patagonicus chromosome 1, bAptPat1.pri.cur, whole genome shotgun sequence, one genomic window encodes:
- the CDKN1B gene encoding cyclin-dependent kinase inhibitor 1B, with protein MSNVRISNGSPTLERMEARQSEYPKPSACRNLFGPVNHEELNRDLKKHRQEMEEACQRKWNFDFQNHKPLEGRYEWQAVEKGSSPDFYFRPPRLLKAVCKSAGRQSLDVNGNCQTVVFVGSQGISEDTHCVDQKTDVSENQTDFAEQCTGQRKRPATDDSSPQNKRANTTEEEVSEDSPSASSVEQTPKKSSPRRHQT; from the exons ATGTCAAACGTCCGTATTTCTAATGGGAGCCCTACCCTGGAGCGCATGGAAGCCAGGCAGTCGGAGTACCCGAAGCCGTCAGCTTGCAGGAACCTCTTCGGGCCGGTGAATCACGAAGAGTTAAACAGGGACTTGAAGAAGCACCgccaggagatggaggaggcatGCCAGAGGAAGTGGAATTTCGATTTCCAGAATCACAAGCCGCTGGAAGGCAGGTACGAGTGGCAAGCCGTGGAGAAGGGGAGCTCGCCCGACTTCTACTTCAGACCCCCCAGGCTACTGAAAGCTGTCTGCAAGTCCGCCGGCCGCCAGAGCTTGGATGTAAACGGGAATTGCCAAACCGTGGTTTTTGTCGGTTCTCAGGGAATCTCAGAGGACACTCACTGTGTAGATCAAAAGACTgatgtttctgaaaatcagacGGACTTTGCAGAGCAGTGCACTGGGCAGAGGAAAAGACCTGCCACCGATG ATTCCTCTCCTCAAAATAAAAGAGCCAACACAACAGAAGAAGAGGTTTCAGAAGACTCCCCCAGTGCCAGTTCAGTGGAGCAAACACCCAAGAAATCAAGCCCAAGAAGACATCAAACGTAA